AAAGCCAAAGGACCGGGCTGAAAATGCGCAAACCGAGTCCATGTATGCATATCCCCAGGGCGGCAGCCGGGATATGCTGGTGGTGCTGCGCAGCCTTGGCACAGATTCGTGCATGGCCTACGTGCCCTTTGGGCCTGAACTGCTGCCGGATGAAGAACGGCGCGGGTTCTGGCTGGAAAATCTTTCGGAAGAACTCCGAACGCAGTTGCCGGAAAACTGCGTTTTTATCCGTTATGATCTGCCCTGGCAGTCTCCGTGGGCCGATGAACCCGACCGGTACACCGAGGACAATCAGTGGATGGGGGCGCCGAAAATAAGGGTCCAGGAAATGCGAATGAATTTTGACACCGAGCACTGGAACCTCAGAAAAGCCCCAACCGATCTACTGCCCCCTGATACCGTGCTGGTGGACGTGGCATCTGACAGGGACCGGATCCTTGCCCGCATGAAGCCCAAGACGCGCTACAACATCGGCTTGTCGGCCAGAAAAGGGGTGACCGTGCGCGATGCCGGCATGGAGGGTTTGGCCGCCTGGTATGATCTGTACTGCCAGACTGCCCGTCGGCACAACATGAGCTTAAATGACATGGATTACTTTGCCTCGGTGTTTCAGGTGAAAAACCGGCAATGCCAGTCACCGGCAAATGTGCATCTGCTGCTGGCAGAGGCGGAGGGAAAGCCCCTGGCCGGAATCATCCTGGCCATTTCCGGATCACGGGCAACTTATCTCTACGGGGCCTCGTCTTCGGTTCATAAGAACCGGATGGCTTCCTATGCCGTTCAGTGGGAGGCCATCAGCCGGGCCCATAAGGCCGGATGCCGGGAATATGACTTGTTTGGCGTCTCGCCGTACCCGGACCCGGAGCATCCCATGTACGGGCTTTATCGTTTTAAAACCGGCTTTGGCGGCTGGATGCTGCATCGTCAGGGCTGCTGGGACTATCCCCTGGACGAGGCCGCCTATGATGTGTACCGGGCATCTGAAATGGCGGGTTCCGGATTTATCATGGGCTAAAAGCCGTCCCGGCGCTTTGCTGTTCTAATTGCATCTTACTGAAATGATTTGTTTAACTAATCTCAAATGTTTGGGGGAAATGAAATGAAGCGATACATGATCGCGGTTTTACTGGTTGCATTGTTTGCAGCGGGCTGCAGTTCCGGCGGGGGATGGAAGGACACGGATGTGGCCAGGGACAAAAACGTGGTGGTCCGCCTGGAACAGCAGATGAAAAACGGGCAGGTGGTGGATCAGAGCTACAGGCACCCGGCGGAAATCAATTCGTTTACCATGAGCTGGCTGCTTGAAGATCTGCGCTACATGCCCCAGCCGTCAGTCATCGGCCGATCCAGTGAAACCCAGATTTTTGAGCAAAGGGAAATCGACCGTCTGGCCCCGGCGCTTTCCAAGGCTCTGGCTTCGGCGGATTCCGGCCAGCGGGTTCATTTTACCTCCCATAACCGGGCCGTTGAGCTGATCTTTGAAAAACAGCGCAAAACCGAAGGTGTGATGTTTGTGGATCAAAACGGCACTCTGCACATCGCCTTTGCCTGGATCAATGCGGTCATTGACGTGGATGGCGAGCCCAAGGGTTCAAGGTCCAGCCACCGGTTTGACGTGCTGGAACTCCGGCACGCAGACACCGAGGTGATCGCGCCCAAGCCTTACATGCAGGTATATCAGTTTGAAGACGGAAAATCAGCACCAATGCGCCTGGCTGTCAATCTCGAGCACCTCAGGGCAGCCGTTGCCCGGCAAATCGGCCAGGAGACCGGTATGCAGTATGCCGCACCCTCCGGATCGCAGCAGTCCGACTCTTTCCGGCAGGTCCAGCAGCCGCAGCAGATGCAGACCCGGCAGCCTGCGCAGGAGGTTCAGCCCGCGCCGGCACCAGCACCTTCCCCGCAGGACAAGGAAGCTCTTCGCAAGGAAGTCAAAGATCAGCTGGAATATTTAAAGGAGAT
The Desulfosalsimonas propionicica DNA segment above includes these coding regions:
- a CDS encoding SHOCT domain-containing protein, with translation MKRYMIAVLLVALFAAGCSSGGGWKDTDVARDKNVVVRLEQQMKNGQVVDQSYRHPAEINSFTMSWLLEDLRYMPQPSVIGRSSETQIFEQREIDRLAPALSKALASADSGQRVHFTSHNRAVELIFEKQRKTEGVMFVDQNGTLHIAFAWINAVIDVDGEPKGSRSSHRFDVLELRHADTEVIAPKPYMQVYQFEDGKSAPMRLAVNLEHLRAAVARQIGQETGMQYAAPSGSQQSDSFRQVQQPQQMQTRQPAQEVQPAPAPAPSPQDKEALRKEVKDQLEYLKEIYEEGLITEAEYEQQRKKALESLQ
- a CDS encoding lipid II:glycine glycyltransferase FemX; protein product: MDVSVIPKKTRHLIPTPHLQQTAYWGRLKKQQGRQARAFDLMVKPKDRAENAQTESMYAYPQGGSRDMLVVLRSLGTDSCMAYVPFGPELLPDEERRGFWLENLSEELRTQLPENCVFIRYDLPWQSPWADEPDRYTEDNQWMGAPKIRVQEMRMNFDTEHWNLRKAPTDLLPPDTVLVDVASDRDRILARMKPKTRYNIGLSARKGVTVRDAGMEGLAAWYDLYCQTARRHNMSLNDMDYFASVFQVKNRQCQSPANVHLLLAEAEGKPLAGIILAISGSRATYLYGASSSVHKNRMASYAVQWEAISRAHKAGCREYDLFGVSPYPDPEHPMYGLYRFKTGFGGWMLHRQGCWDYPLDEAAYDVYRASEMAGSGFIMG